A stretch of Vigna angularis cultivar LongXiaoDou No.4 chromosome 4, ASM1680809v1, whole genome shotgun sequence DNA encodes these proteins:
- the LOC108331739 gene encoding AUGMIN subunit 8, producing MDDCESGQASRKSKAAESPRVRPPLVLAEKNNAATAATTRRSTTREVSSRYKSPTPASPSGTRRCPSPNLTRTTSASTSQLFPKRSLSAERKRPSTPPSPTARRPSTPTNDASVDGKLLSRRVTGSRLPDSLWPSTMRSLSVSFQSDTISIPVSKKEKPAASASDRTLRPSSNVAHKQAETPSVRKPTPERKRSPLRGKNASDQSENSKPVDSLSSRLIDQHRWPSRLGGKVFSNSLNKSFDCAALNTSVQGTGVSSPRRLSISDESRKPLQRSSSDAVRLVSLVGSGRIGSGVRSVDDCSPRELRPHKSASATTIALAGVRSQSVSTPGSRVSSPSKTSVLSSPSSRGVSPSRSRPLTPPSRGVSPSRIRPTNSSIRSNNSISVLSFIADFKMGKKGVSHIEDAHQLRLLYNRYLQWRFANARAEDVLYIQNAIVEKTLYNVWITTLSLWESVLRKRINLQQLKLDLKLNSVLNDQLMTYLDDWAVLERDHIDALSGAVEDLEASTLRLPVTGGEIADIEHLKVAICQAVDVMQAMGSGICSLLSRVEGMNSLISEVAVIAVQEKTMLHECEMLMASVAAMQVEESSLLTHLMQIK from the exons ATGGATGATTGTGAATCAGGGCAAGCATCAAGGAAGAGCAAAGCTGCGGAGAGCCCAAGAGTAAGACCACCGCTGGTTCTGGCAGAAAAGAACAATGCAGCCACAGCAGCCACCACCAGACGCTCAACAACAAGGGAAGTTAGTTCTAGATATAAGTCACCCACTCCTGCTTCTCCGTCTGGTACTCGTAGATGCCCATCACCAAACCTTACAAGAACGACGTCTGCCTCAACCTCACAGTTGTTTCCAAAGAGGTCTCTCTCTGCAGAAAGGAAGAGGCCTTCAACTCCTCCCTCCCCAACTGCACGAAGACCTTCTACACCAACCAATGATGCATCTGTTGATGGGAAATTGTTGTCCAGAAGGGTCACGGGTAGCCGTTTACCAGACAGTCTATGGCCTTCCACAATGCGAAGTCTGAGTGTTTCTTTTCAGTCAGATACCATTTCCATACCTGTTAGCAAGAAAGAGAAGCCAGCTGCTAGTGCTTCTGATCGGACTCTGCGACCGTCTTCAAATGTGGCGCACAAGCAGGCTGAAACTCCATCCGTAAGAAAGCCTACGCCAGAGAGAAAGAGGAGTCCTCTTAGAGGGAAGAACGCTTCTGATCAGTCTGAGAATTCAAAGCCAGTTGATAGCTTGTCTTCTCGGTTGATAGATCAACATCGTTGGCCCAGTAGGTTAGGTGGGAAGGTATTCTCTAATTCATTGAACAAAAGCTTTGATTGTGCTGCTTTGAACACTTCAGTTCAGGGAACTGGTGTTTCTTCACCGAGAAGGTTGTCTATATCAGATGAATCACGTAAACCCTTGCAAAGGTCTTCCAGTGATGCTGTAAGGCTGGTATCACTTGTTGGAAGTGGCAGAATAGGAAGCGGGGTGAGATCAGTTGATGACTGCTCTCCACGTGAATTGAGACCTCACAAATCTGCTTCTGCAACTACAATTGCATTGGCTGGAGTCAGATCTCAGTCCGTGTCAACGCCAGGATCACGAGTGTCTTCACCGAGTAAGACCTCGGTGCTATCCTCTCCTAGTTCAAGAGGTGTCAGTCCATCTAGGTCAAGACCGTTAACTCCTCCTTCTAGAGGGGTCAGTCCTTCTCGAATTCGGCCAACCAATTCATCCATTCGATCAAACAATTCAATCTCAGTGCTCAGCTTTATTGCTGATTTTAAAATGGGGAAAAAGGGTGTATCCCACATAGAAGATGCTCACCAATTACGGCTTCTCTACAATAGATACTTGCAATGGAGGTTTGCCAATGCAAGAGCTGAGGATGTTCTTTATATCCAAAATGCAATTGTGGAG AAAACTCTCTATAATGTATGGATTACTACTTTGTCCCTGTGGGAGTCTGTGCTTAGGAAGAGGATCAATCTTCAGCAGCTAAAGCTTGACCTTAAGCTGAATTCTGTTTTGAATGatcaa CTGATGACCTATCTTGATGATTGGGCTGTACTTGAAAGAGACCATATTGATGCTCTATCTGGAGCCGTGGAAGACTTGGAGGCCAGCACTCTTCGTCTTCCTGTAACTGGAGGAGAAATT GCAGATATCGAGCATTTGAAAGTTGCTATCTGTCAAGCAGTTGATGTCATGCAAGCAATGGGATCTGGTATCTGTTCCTTGCTCTCACGG GTTGAGGGCATGAACAGTTTAATTTCTGAAGTTGCTGTCATAGCAGTTCAGGAAAAGACCATGCTTCACGAATGTGAAATGCTAATGGCTTCAGTAGCAGCTATGCAG GTTGAAGAAAGTAGCCTTTTGACGCATCTTATGCAAATCAAATAA
- the LOC108330736 gene encoding probable purine permease 5, which produces MSMPLLAPESMEAEASIPSDSLRAQISKFTTLATEAYKRKPIHYWIFLVLGILAMLVAFPASSIVSRVYYDNGGQSKWIISWVAVAGWPLTALILFPTYFISKTFPTPLNLKLTLAYIILGLLSAADNLMYAYAYAYLPASTASLVASSSLVFSALFGYFLVKNKVNASIVNAVFIITAALTIVALDSSSDKYPNISDSEYIMGFVWDVMGSALHGLIFALSELVFVRLLGRRSFIVVLEQQVMVSLFAFLFTTVGVIVSGDFQGMTHEATTFKGGRAAYVLILIWGAITFQLGVLGGTAVIFLGSTVLAGVLNAVRTPITSIAAVILLNDPMSGFKILSLVITIWGFGSYIYGSSIREKNHESVAIYSSP; this is translated from the exons ATGTCAATGCCACTGCTTGCACCTG AAAGTATGGAGGCTGAAGCATCGATTCCCTCAGATTCACTCCGGGCTCAGATTTCCAAATTTACTACCTTGGCCACTGAAGCTTACAAAAGAAAGCCAATCCATTATTGGATTTTTCTTGTTCTTGGCATCTTGGCAATGCTTGTGGCATTTCCTGCTTCCAGCATTGTGTCTCGTGTTTACTATGACAACGGTGGGCAGAGCAAGTGGATCATATCTTGGGTGGCTGTTGCTGGATGGCCCCTAACTGCCTTAATACTGTTTCCTACATACTTTATCAGTAAAACCTTTCCTACCCCTCTGAACCTGAAACTCACTCTGGCTTATATCATTTTGGGTTTATTAAGTGCTGCTGACAACCTCATGTATGCTTACGCCTATGCTTACCTCCCTGCATCTACTGCCTCACTCGTGGCATCATCATCCCTTGTGTTTTCTGCACTATTTGGATATTTTCTTGTGAAGAACAAAGTGAATGCTTCAATAGTAAATGCTGTTTTTATCATAACTGCTGCATTGACCATCGTTGCCTTGGACTCAAGTTCAGACAAATATCCCAATATCAGTGACAGTGAATACATCATGGGATTTGTATGGGATGTTATGGGATCTGCTCTTCATGGGCTTATTTTTGCCCTCTCAGAGCTGGTCTTTGTGAGGTTATTGGGAAGAAGATCCTTCATTGTGGTTTTGGAACAGCAAGTCATGGTTTCTCTATTTGCTTTTCTGTTTACCACTGTAGGGGTAATTGTGAGTGGTGATTTTCAGGGAATGACACATGAGGCTACCACTTTCAAAGGTGGTAGAGCTGCTTATGTTCTTATTCTTATTTGGGGTGCAATCACTTTTCAGTTGGGGGTCTTGGGAGGCACTGCTGTTATTTTCTTGGGTTCTACTGTGCTAGCTGGTGTACTTAACGCAGTAAGAACACCCATAACAAGCATTGCAGCTGTTATTCTGCTGAATGATCCAATGAGTGGATTCAAGATCCTCTCCCTAGTGATCACCATTTGGGGCTTTGGCTCATATATCTATGGCAGTTCTATTAGGGAAAAAAATCATGAGAGTGTGGCTATATATTCTAGTCCATAG
- the LOC108331939 gene encoding uncharacterized protein LOC108331939, with product MLEQLLIFTRGGLILWTCKELGNALKGSPIDTLIRSCLLEERSGAASYNYDAPGASYTLKWTFHNELGLVFVAVYQRILHLLYVEDLLAMVKREFSQIYDPKRTAYPDFDETFRQLKMEALARAEDLKRSSPNPVAGNAKKQVQGNNKSEFEGGNKKKSGGVAKDGGGKDGDGGNGRRSENGHSNGNFVVAKDTNLSSDVNGRQNGSPNAGAFDVHKLQKLRTKGGKKVDTAAKASKAEPNKKAIKKNRVWDDGATTETKLDFTDHSAEDGDRNIDFVVADQGESMMDKEEIVSSESEEEEEEEENVGNKRKPEAKNKGWFSSMFQSIAGKANLEKSDLEPALKALKDRLMTKNVAEEIAEKLCESVAASLEGKKLASFTRISSTVHAAMEEALIRILTPRRSIDILRDVHAAKEQRKPYVVVFVGVNGVGKSTNLAKVAYWLLQHKVSVMMAACDTFRSGAVEQLRTHARRLQIPIFEKGYEKDPAIVAKEAIQEASHNGSDVVLVDTAGRMQDNEPLMRALSKLIYLNNPDLVLFVGEALVGNDAVDQLSKFNQKLADLATSPNPNLIDGILLTKFDTIDDKVGAALSMVYISGAPVMFVGCGQSYTDLKKLNVKSIVKTLLK from the exons ATGTTAGAGCAGTTACTGATATTTACAAGAGGAGGGTTAATCCTCTGGACATGTAAAGAACTTGGGAACGCTCTGAAAGGTTCCCCTATAGATACCTTGATTCGTTCATGTCTTTTGGAGGAGCGATCCGGTGCGGCATCATACAATTATGATGCTCCTGGTGCTTCCTACACTCTCAAGTGGACCTTCCACAATGAACTTGGCCTTGTGTTTGTGGCTGTTTACCAACGGATTCTTCATCTCTTGTATGTGGAAGATCTGCTTGCTATGGTGAAGCGTGAGTTTTCGCAGATTTATGATCCCAAAAGGACTGCTTACCCTGATTTTGATGAGACCTTTAGGCAGCTAAAGATGGAGGCTTTGGCCCGTGCCGAAGATTTGAAGCGGTCGAGTCCAAATCCTGTTGCTGGGAATGCTAAGAAGCAGGTGCAGGGGAACAATAAATCGGAATTCGAGGgagggaataagaagaagagTGGTGGTGTGGCGAAGGATGGTGGTGGGAAAGATGGTGACGGTGGCAATGGACGGAGGTCTGAGAATGGACACTCCAATGGAAATTTTGTTGTTGCTAAAGATACTAACCTGAGTAGTGATGTGAATGGTAGACAGAATGGAAGTCCCAATGCTGGGGCTTTTGATGTACATAAGCTTCAGAAGCTTAGGACCAAAGGTGGGAAGAAGGTAGATACTGCTGCAAAGGCTTCCAAGGCAGAGCCAAACAAAAAAGCCATAAAGAAAAATAGGGTGTGGGATGATGGTGCTACTACGGAAACTAAATTGGACTTTACAGATCATTCTGCAGAGGACGGGGACAGGAACATAGATTTTGTGGTTGCAGATCAAGGTGAAAGTATGATGGATAAAGAAGAGATAGTTAGTTCTGAAAGtgaggaggaagaagaggaggaggagaatgTCGGAAACAAGAGAAAGCCTGAAGCCAAAAACAAGGGTTGGTTTTCATCCATGTTCCAGAG CATTGCAGGGAAGGCAAATTTGGAGAAGTCAGACTTAGAACCAGCTTTGAAAGCTCTAAAGGATAGGCTCATGACCAAGAATGTG GCTGAGGAGATAGCTGAGAAACTCTGTGAATCAGTTGCAGCAAGTCTTGAAGGCAAAAAGCTGGCTTCATTTACAAGGATATCTTCAACAGTGCAT GCGGCAATGGAAGAAGCTCTTATTCGAATTTTAACTCCTAGACGTTCTATTGATATACTGAGGGATGTGCATGCTGCCAAAGAGCAAAGGAAACCATATGTTGTTGTATTTGTTGGTGTTAATGGTGTTGGAAAATCTACTAATCTAGCTAAG GTTGCTTATTGGCTTCTGCAGCACAAGGTCAGTGTCATGATGGCTGCCTGTGACACATTTCGATCGGGAGCTGTTGAACAGCTGCGGACCCATGCTCGGAGACTTCAg ATACCTATATTTGAAAAGGGCTACGAGAAAGATCCTGCCATTGTTGCAAAAGAAGCAATTCAAGAAGCTTCACACAATGGTTCGGATGTGGTTCTTGTTGACACAGCTGGTCGTATGCAG GATAATGAACCACTTATGAGAGCACTGTCAAAACTCATCTACCTTAACAATCCAGATCTTGTCCTATTTGTTGGAGAAGCACTGGTTGGTAATGACGCAGTTGATCAGCTTTCAAAGTTCAATCAG AAATTAGCCGACCTTGCAACATCACCCAACCCAAACTTGATTGATGGGATCTTGCTCACGAAGTTTGACACCATTGATGATAAG GTAGGAGCAGCACTTTCCATGGTTTACATTTCTGGAGCTCCTGTGATGTTTGTGGGCTGTGGACAGTCTTACACTGACCTCAAGAAACTCAATGTCAAATCAATTGTGAAGACTCTTCTTAAATGA